One part of the Streptomyces sp. AM 2-1-1 genome encodes these proteins:
- a CDS encoding HAMP domain-containing protein yields the protein MKNQRQGTVEVDAAALNRLLAALLAMRDGNFRRRLTVTGEGPLTEIAAVFNEVADRNLHLTGELARVRRVVGREGKLTERLETGACEGSWAAAIDASNDLVDDLARPVSEVGRVLSAVAEGDLDQRMELRSHTADETVRPLRGEFLKVARTVNNLVDQLSAFTEQVTRVAVEVGTEGKLGGQAQVRGMSGSWKDLTDSVNTMAYRLTAQVRDIALVTTAVAKGDLSRKVTVHVSGEMLQLKNTVNTMVEQLSSFSSEVTRVAREVGTEGELGGQATVPGVAGVWKDLTDSVNTMAGNLTSQVRGIAEVTTAVANGDLSQKVTVSARGEVAQLAETINQMTETLRTFADEVTRVASEVGGEGLLGGQAQVPGAAGTWKDLTDSVNTVFRNLTTQVRDIAQVTTAVASGDLSQKVTVDVAGEMLELKNTVNTMVSQLQSFGSEVTRVAREVGVEGRLGGQAEVPGAAGTWKDLTDSVNTAFRNLTGQVRDIAQVTTAVANGDLSQKVTVDVAGEMLELKNTVNTMVSQLSSFADQVTRMARDVGTEGRLGGQARVDGVSGTWKELTDSVNFMAGNLTDQVRQIAQVTTAVARGDLSQKIDVDARGEILELKNTINTMVDQLSAFAEQVTRVAREVGTDGRLGGQAQVPGVAGVWRDLTDSVNGMAGNLTAQVRNIAQVATAVARGDLSQKIDVDARGEILELKNTLNTMVDQLSNFAEQVTRVAREVGTEGMLGGQAEVQGVSGTWKDLTQSVNGMANNLTLQVRNIAEVTTAVAKGDLSKKITVDAKGEILELVTTVNTMVDQLMNFADEVARVAREVGTEGILGGQARVRGATGIWKDLSDNVNLMANNLTSQVRNISRVSSAVANGDLTKKVTVEARGEVAELADTVNTMVTTLSSFADEVTRVAREVGTEGILGGQARVPGVSGTWKDLTESVNSMASNLTGQVRQIATVTTAIAKGDLTKKIDIDAQGEILQLKDTINTMVDQLSSFAEQVTRVAREVGTEGQLGGQARVRDVDGTWRDLTESVNEMAGNLTRQVRAIAAVATAVTRGDLNLKIDVDAAGEIQVLQDNINTMIANLRDTTLANKEQDWLKGNLARISGLMQGRRDLDDVASLIMSELTPVVSAQHGAFFMAMAAGDTDEVGADGGDEDAYELRMRGSYGYSAGSMPTSFRPGESLIGTSAYEKRTIQVDSAPPAYLKISSGLGEAPPAHVIVLPVLFEGKVLGVIELASFQPFTQIQQDFLNQLAEMIATSVNTISVNTRTEKLLEQSQELTEQLRDRSEELENRQKALQASNAELEDKAELLARQNRDIELKNTEIEEARQVLQERAEQLAVSMRYKSEFLANMSHELRTPLNSLLILAKLLADNAEGNLSPKQVEFAETIHGAGSDLLQLINDILDLSKVEAGKMDVSPTRIALVQLVDYVEATFRPLTAEKGLDFSVRVSPELPATLHTDEQRLLQVLRNLLSNAVKFTDGGAVELVIRPAGPDVPNAIRENLLETGSLRDADADLIAFSVTDTGIGIASSKMMVIFEAFKQADGTTSRKYGGTGLGLSISREIARLLGGEIHAASEPGRGSTFTLYLPLRRGEAPAQGYPQPGQGGIELPSADGEYGSPAGSAPLGDPANSAGVFRRRRQALGDPRRRPALPAPDRPGAGAAAGVENAAQEEWVQGAQTPAARKTFRFRGEKVLIVDDDIRNVFALTSALEQHGLSVLYAENGREGIEVLEQHDDVAVVLMDIMMPEMDGYATTTAIRRMPQFAALPIIALTAKAMKGDKEKALDCGASDYVTKPVDPDYLLGVMERWMRGE from the coding sequence GTGAAAAATCAGCGTCAAGGAACTGTCGAGGTGGACGCGGCAGCTCTGAACAGACTGCTCGCCGCTCTGCTCGCGATGCGTGACGGCAACTTCCGCAGACGGCTCACCGTCACCGGCGAGGGCCCTCTGACGGAGATCGCCGCCGTCTTCAACGAGGTCGCCGACCGCAACCTCCACCTCACGGGTGAACTCGCCCGCGTCCGGCGGGTGGTCGGCCGGGAGGGGAAGCTCACCGAGCGGCTGGAGACCGGTGCCTGCGAGGGTTCCTGGGCCGCCGCGATCGACGCGTCCAACGACCTGGTCGACGACCTCGCGCGTCCCGTCTCCGAGGTCGGCCGGGTGCTGTCCGCGGTGGCGGAGGGCGATCTCGACCAGCGGATGGAGCTGCGCTCCCACACCGCGGACGAGACGGTACGGCCACTGCGCGGCGAGTTCCTGAAGGTCGCCCGTACGGTCAACAACCTCGTCGACCAGTTGTCGGCGTTCACCGAGCAGGTGACGCGGGTCGCGGTCGAGGTGGGGACCGAGGGCAAGCTGGGCGGCCAGGCGCAGGTGCGCGGCATGTCCGGCTCCTGGAAGGACCTCACGGACTCCGTCAACACGATGGCGTACCGGCTCACCGCCCAGGTGCGGGACATCGCGCTGGTGACGACGGCGGTGGCCAAGGGCGACCTGTCGCGGAAGGTCACCGTCCATGTGTCCGGGGAGATGCTCCAGCTGAAGAACACCGTCAACACGATGGTGGAGCAGCTATCCTCCTTCTCCTCCGAGGTCACCCGGGTCGCCCGCGAGGTCGGCACGGAGGGCGAGCTCGGCGGCCAGGCCACCGTGCCCGGCGTCGCGGGGGTGTGGAAGGACCTCACCGACTCGGTCAACACCATGGCGGGAAACCTCACCAGCCAGGTGCGCGGCATTGCCGAGGTGACGACGGCGGTGGCCAACGGCGACCTGTCGCAGAAGGTCACCGTGAGCGCGCGCGGCGAGGTGGCGCAGCTCGCCGAGACGATCAACCAGATGACCGAGACGCTGCGCACCTTCGCGGACGAGGTGACCCGGGTCGCCAGCGAGGTCGGTGGCGAGGGGCTGCTCGGCGGCCAGGCCCAAGTGCCCGGCGCCGCGGGGACCTGGAAGGACCTGACCGACTCGGTCAACACCGTCTTCCGGAACCTGACCACCCAGGTGCGCGACATCGCGCAGGTGACGACGGCGGTGGCCAGCGGGGACCTGTCGCAGAAGGTCACCGTGGACGTGGCCGGGGAGATGCTGGAGCTGAAGAACACCGTCAACACGATGGTGTCGCAACTCCAGTCCTTCGGTTCCGAGGTGACGCGGGTCGCGCGGGAAGTCGGGGTGGAAGGCAGGCTGGGCGGCCAGGCGGAGGTGCCCGGGGCCGCCGGCACCTGGAAGGACCTCACCGACTCCGTCAACACGGCGTTCCGCAACCTCACCGGCCAGGTGCGCGACATCGCGCAGGTGACGACGGCGGTGGCCAACGGCGACCTGTCGCAGAAGGTCACCGTCGATGTCGCCGGGGAGATGCTGGAGCTGAAGAACACCGTCAACACGATGGTGTCGCAGCTCTCCTCCTTCGCCGACCAGGTGACCCGGATGGCGCGTGACGTGGGCACCGAGGGGCGCCTCGGCGGTCAGGCCCGCGTCGACGGTGTCTCCGGTACGTGGAAGGAGCTCACCGACTCCGTCAACTTCATGGCGGGCAACCTCACCGACCAGGTCCGCCAGATCGCCCAGGTGACGACGGCGGTGGCGCGCGGTGACCTGTCGCAGAAGATCGACGTGGACGCGCGCGGCGAGATCCTGGAACTGAAGAACACCATCAACACGATGGTCGACCAGCTCTCCGCCTTCGCGGAACAGGTGACCAGGGTCGCCCGCGAGGTGGGTACGGACGGCCGGCTCGGCGGCCAGGCGCAGGTGCCCGGTGTGGCGGGCGTGTGGCGCGATCTGACCGACTCGGTGAACGGCATGGCCGGCAACCTCACCGCCCAGGTCCGCAACATCGCGCAGGTCGCCACGGCGGTGGCGCGCGGTGACCTGTCGCAGAAGATCGACGTGGACGCGCGCGGCGAGATCCTGGAGCTGAAGAACACCCTCAACACGATGGTCGACCAGCTCTCGAACTTCGCGGAGCAGGTGACCCGGGTGGCCCGCGAGGTGGGTACGGAGGGCATGCTCGGCGGTCAGGCCGAGGTGCAGGGGGTCTCCGGTACGTGGAAGGACCTCACCCAGTCCGTCAACGGCATGGCCAACAACCTCACCCTGCAGGTGCGGAACATCGCCGAGGTGACGACGGCGGTGGCCAAGGGCGACCTGTCGAAGAAGATCACCGTCGACGCCAAGGGCGAGATCCTCGAACTGGTCACGACCGTGAACACCATGGTCGACCAGTTGATGAACTTCGCCGACGAGGTCGCCCGGGTGGCCCGTGAGGTGGGTACCGAAGGCATCCTCGGCGGGCAGGCCCGGGTGCGCGGCGCGACGGGCATCTGGAAGGACCTCAGCGACAACGTCAACCTGATGGCCAACAACCTGACCAGTCAGGTGCGCAACATCTCCCGGGTCTCCTCGGCGGTCGCCAACGGCGACCTGACGAAGAAGGTCACCGTCGAGGCGCGCGGCGAGGTCGCGGAGCTGGCCGACACCGTCAACACCATGGTGACGACGCTCTCCTCGTTCGCCGACGAGGTGACCCGGGTGGCCCGCGAGGTGGGCACCGAGGGCATCCTCGGCGGCCAGGCACGCGTCCCCGGCGTCTCGGGGACCTGGAAGGACCTCACCGAGTCGGTGAACTCGATGGCCTCCAACCTCACCGGACAGGTGCGGCAGATCGCGACGGTCACCACCGCCATCGCCAAGGGCGACCTCACCAAGAAGATCGACATCGACGCGCAGGGCGAGATCCTGCAGCTGAAGGACACCATCAACACGATGGTCGACCAGCTGTCGTCGTTCGCCGAGCAGGTGACCCGGGTGGCCCGCGAGGTCGGTACCGAGGGTCAGTTGGGCGGTCAGGCCCGGGTGCGGGACGTCGACGGCACCTGGCGCGACCTCACCGAGTCGGTGAACGAGATGGCCGGGAACCTCACCCGGCAGGTGCGGGCCATCGCCGCCGTCGCCACCGCGGTGACGCGCGGCGACCTCAATCTCAAGATCGACGTGGACGCGGCCGGCGAGATCCAGGTGCTGCAGGACAACATCAACACGATGATCGCCAACCTGCGCGACACCACCCTCGCCAACAAGGAGCAGGACTGGCTGAAGGGCAACCTCGCCCGGATCTCCGGCCTGATGCAGGGCCGCCGCGACCTGGACGACGTCGCCTCGCTGATCATGAGCGAGCTGACCCCGGTCGTCTCCGCCCAGCACGGCGCGTTCTTCATGGCGATGGCGGCGGGCGACACCGACGAGGTGGGCGCGGACGGGGGCGACGAGGACGCGTACGAGTTGCGCATGCGAGGGAGTTACGGGTACTCGGCGGGCTCGATGCCGACCTCCTTCCGGCCCGGCGAGTCGCTCATCGGCACCTCCGCCTACGAGAAGCGGACGATCCAGGTGGACAGCGCGCCGCCCGCCTACCTGAAGATCTCCTCCGGACTCGGCGAAGCGCCCCCGGCCCACGTGATCGTGCTGCCGGTCCTCTTCGAGGGCAAGGTCCTCGGGGTGATCGAACTCGCCTCGTTCCAGCCCTTCACCCAGATCCAGCAGGACTTCCTCAACCAGCTGGCCGAGATGATCGCCACGAGCGTCAACACCATCAGCGTCAACACCCGCACGGAGAAGCTGCTGGAGCAGTCGCAGGAGCTGACCGAACAGCTCCGGGACCGCTCCGAGGAGCTGGAGAACCGGCAGAAGGCCCTCCAGGCCTCCAACGCCGAACTCGAGGACAAGGCCGAGCTGCTGGCCCGGCAGAACCGCGACATCGAGCTGAAGAACACCGAGATCGAGGAGGCCCGGCAGGTCCTGCAGGAGCGCGCCGAACAGCTCGCCGTCTCGATGCGGTACAAGTCGGAGTTCCTGGCGAACATGTCGCACGAGCTGCGGACCCCGCTCAACTCCCTGCTGATCCTGGCCAAACTGCTCGCGGACAACGCGGAGGGCAACCTCTCGCCCAAGCAGGTGGAGTTCGCCGAGACGATCCACGGGGCCGGCTCCGACCTGCTCCAGCTGATCAACGACATCCTCGACCTCTCCAAGGTCGAGGCCGGGAAGATGGACGTCAGCCCGACCCGCATCGCGCTGGTCCAGCTGGTCGACTACGTGGAGGCGACCTTCCGGCCCCTCACCGCCGAGAAGGGACTCGACTTCTCCGTACGCGTCTCGCCCGAGCTGCCCGCCACCCTCCACACCGACGAGCAGCGCCTCCTGCAGGTGCTGCGCAACCTGCTCTCCAACGCGGTCAAGTTCACCGACGGCGGGGCGGTGGAGCTGGTGATCCGCCCGGCCGGACCGGACGTCCCGAACGCCATCCGGGAGAACCTGCTGGAGACGGGATCGCTGCGGGACGCCGACGCCGACCTGATCGCCTTCTCGGTCACCGACACCGGGATCGGGATCGCGTCCAGCAAGATGATGGTGATCTTCGAGGCGTTCAAGCAGGCCGACGGCACCACCAGCCGCAAGTACGGCGGCACCGGCCTCGGCCTCTCCATCAGCCGGGAGATCGCGCGGCTGCTGGGCGGGGAGATCCACGCGGCGAGCGAGCCGGGCCGCGGTTCCACCTTCACCCTCTACCTCCCGCTGCGCCGCGGTGAGGCCCCGGCCCAGGGATACCCGCAGCCGGGCCAGGGCGGAATCGAACTGCCCTCCGCCGACGGGGAGTACGGGTCTCCGGCGGGCTCGGCTCCGCTGGGCGACCCGGCCAACTCCGCCGGGGTGTTCCGGCGGCGGCGCCAGGCTCTCGGCGATCCGCGCCGCCGTCCGGCGCTCCCCGCGCCCGACCGGCCCGGTGCCGGGGCGGCCGCTGGAGTGGAGAACGCCGCGCAGGAGGAGTGGGTCCAGGG
- a CDS encoding SpoIIE family protein phosphatase, producing the protein MGSAVITARAAATFEPAGRSVATARAFVRDTLQGWGYTDLIDDAVVLTSELVTNAVVHAGTAADVLCLRAEDGVRVEVADHYPEREVPLQSTAVDFGSPDRESGRGLLLCAALAARWGVEYTPTRKHVWFQLDLPDRPVGIRSAGPLLPVESLPVADRRVRVAVVQIDTSGAVDSWNEDASFLFGYAPEQVVGKQLTDFAAWPQTPGTSTGIAAALQLSRWEGSYGFRCADGRVVPVYASHLRVRDTGGSPSTVCLMVRDDERAVLQSPVRAPVGDGESRSADPFEVFIGSPAPDDLDGLLQRTVERARDMLDADAAFLLLATDDETELEVRATTGLPSARQRFARVPVEAGAGRYGSARMPAVHDDLMAVEGAVPLLGGTGMRSVVTVPLKVEGRLTGSLGVATEAPGRYTNEEALRLQFAADRIALAVESARLGELERLRRGSLSFLVEASDLLAGTLDRDQTLALMAQMTVPKLATWCAVYTIADPSSDPFLSFVLHEDEDLIDGIKALLSRIDPPDPVPSPGARVWGAPAKAAHEAALRTSMRSLSDDAPLSMANSTRTTLATAAAVGGETVVVPLVARNRVIGMLTLGKPSDDHFRQEILELAEDLSRRAALALDNARLYSERTAISQALQRSLLPPSQPVVPNLEIEVIYRAAGEGNEVGGDFYDVFPIRDGVYGFAIGDVCGTGPEAAAVTGLARHALRLLAREGFSGPAVLERLNAAILDEGSRSRFLTLLYGELRPQEDGSAVLKVVCAGHPLPLRLRQDGSVQAAAEPQPLLGVIEDLELYEEEITLAPGDVLLCVTDGITERREGTRMLGDDGLAEVLANCTGLTAGAVAARVLRAVERFAAEPASDDMAILAMRVPEPQNL; encoded by the coding sequence ATGGGGAGTGCAGTGATCACCGCGCGGGCGGCCGCCACCTTCGAGCCTGCCGGGCGTTCGGTCGCGACGGCGCGCGCCTTCGTCCGGGACACGCTCCAGGGATGGGGCTACACCGATCTCATCGACGACGCCGTCGTCCTCACCAGCGAACTCGTGACCAACGCGGTGGTGCACGCGGGTACGGCCGCGGACGTCCTGTGCCTGCGCGCGGAGGACGGGGTGCGCGTCGAGGTCGCCGATCACTACCCCGAGCGTGAGGTCCCGCTCCAGAGCACGGCGGTCGACTTCGGCAGCCCCGACCGGGAGAGTGGCCGGGGGCTGCTGCTCTGCGCCGCCCTGGCGGCCCGCTGGGGCGTGGAGTACACCCCCACCCGCAAACACGTCTGGTTCCAGCTGGACCTGCCCGACCGGCCGGTCGGCATCCGCTCCGCCGGCCCGCTGCTTCCCGTCGAGAGCCTGCCGGTCGCCGACCGGCGCGTCCGGGTCGCCGTGGTGCAGATCGACACCTCCGGTGCCGTGGACTCGTGGAACGAGGACGCCTCCTTCCTCTTCGGGTACGCCCCCGAGCAGGTCGTCGGCAAGCAGCTCACCGACTTCGCCGCCTGGCCGCAGACCCCCGGCACCAGCACCGGCATCGCCGCCGCCCTCCAGCTCTCCCGGTGGGAGGGGAGCTACGGCTTCCGGTGCGCGGACGGGCGGGTCGTCCCCGTCTACGCTTCGCACCTGCGGGTCCGGGACACCGGCGGTTCTCCGTCCACGGTCTGCCTGATGGTCCGCGACGACGAACGGGCCGTGCTGCAGAGCCCGGTACGGGCACCGGTCGGCGACGGCGAGAGCCGTTCGGCGGACCCCTTCGAGGTGTTCATCGGCTCCCCCGCCCCCGACGACCTCGACGGGCTGCTCCAGCGCACCGTCGAGCGCGCCCGGGACATGCTCGACGCGGACGCCGCCTTCCTGCTCCTGGCCACCGACGACGAGACGGAACTCGAAGTCCGCGCCACCACCGGCCTGCCCTCCGCCCGCCAGCGCTTCGCCCGGGTCCCCGTCGAGGCGGGCGCGGGCCGCTACGGCTCCGCCCGGATGCCGGCCGTCCACGACGACCTGATGGCCGTGGAGGGAGCCGTGCCGCTGCTGGGCGGCACGGGTATGCGCTCGGTGGTGACGGTCCCGCTGAAGGTGGAGGGCCGCCTCACCGGCTCGCTGGGCGTCGCGACCGAGGCGCCCGGGCGGTACACCAACGAAGAGGCGCTGCGTCTCCAGTTCGCCGCCGACCGCATCGCGCTCGCCGTCGAGTCGGCCCGCCTGGGCGAGTTGGAACGTCTGCGCAGGGGCTCCCTCTCCTTCCTCGTTGAGGCGTCCGACCTGCTCGCGGGAACACTGGACCGGGACCAGACGCTGGCTCTCATGGCCCAGATGACCGTGCCGAAGCTCGCCACCTGGTGCGCCGTCTACACCATCGCGGACCCTTCCTCGGACCCGTTCCTCTCCTTCGTCCTGCACGAGGACGAGGATCTGATCGACGGGATCAAAGCACTGCTCTCCCGTATCGATCCGCCGGACCCGGTGCCGTCCCCGGGTGCCCGTGTGTGGGGCGCCCCGGCCAAGGCGGCCCACGAGGCCGCGTTGCGCACCTCGATGCGGAGCCTGAGCGACGACGCCCCGCTGAGCATGGCGAACTCCACCCGCACGACGCTCGCCACGGCAGCGGCGGTGGGTGGGGAGACGGTCGTGGTGCCCCTCGTCGCCCGCAACCGCGTCATCGGGATGCTGACGCTGGGCAAGCCGTCGGACGACCACTTCCGCCAGGAGATCCTGGAGCTCGCGGAGGACCTCTCCCGCCGGGCCGCCCTCGCGCTGGACAACGCCCGTCTCTATTCCGAGCGCACGGCCATCAGCCAGGCCCTCCAGCGCAGCCTGCTGCCCCCGAGTCAGCCCGTGGTGCCCAACCTGGAGATCGAGGTCATCTACCGGGCGGCCGGCGAGGGCAACGAGGTCGGCGGCGACTTCTACGACGTCTTCCCGATCCGCGACGGCGTCTACGGCTTCGCCATCGGCGACGTCTGCGGTACGGGCCCCGAGGCCGCGGCCGTCACGGGCCTGGCCCGGCACGCCCTGCGCCTGCTGGCCCGCGAGGGCTTCAGCGGCCCGGCGGTACTGGAGCGGCTCAACGCGGCCATCCTCGACGAGGGTTCCCGCAGCCGCTTCCTCACCCTGCTGTACGGGGAGCTCCGCCCCCAGGAGGACGGCAGTGCCGTCCTGAAGGTGGTGTGCGCCGGTCACCCCCTGCCGCTCCGCCTCCGCCAGGACGGATCGGTCCAGGCCGCCGCCGAGCCACAGCCGCTCCTCGGCGTCATCGAGGACCTGGAACTGTACGAGGAGGAGATCACGCTCGCCCCGGGCGACGTGCTGCTCTGCGTCACGGACGGCATCACCGAACGCCGCGAGGGCACCCGCATGCTGGGCGACGACGGTCTGGCGGAGGTCCTCGCCAACTGCACGGGCCTGACGGCCGGTGCGGTGGCCGCGAGGGTCCTGCGGGCGGTGGAGCGGTTCGCCGCCGAGCCGGCCTCGGACGACATGGCCATCCTCGCCATGCGCGTCCCGGAGCCCCAGAACCTCTGA
- a CDS encoding ribonuclease J: MSHPHPELGTPPKLPKGALRVTPLGGLGEIGRNMTVFEYGGRLLIVDCGVLFPEEEQPGIDLILPDFTTIRDRLDDVEGIVLTHGHEDHIGGVPYLLRLKPEIPLIGSKLTLALIEAKLQEHRIRPYTLEVIEGQRERIGVFDCEFIAVNHSIPDALAVAIRTPAGMAVATGDFKMDQLPLDGRLTDLHAFARLSEEGIDLLLADSTNAEVPGFVPPEKDISNVLRTVFANAQKRIIVASFASHVHRIQQILDAAHEYGRRVAFVGRSMVRNMGIARDLGYLKVPAGLVVDVKALDDLPDDEVVLVCTGSQGEPMAALSRMANRDHQIRIVQGDTVILASSLIPGNENAVYRVINGLTRWGANVVHKGNAKVHVSGHASAGELLYFYNICKPKNLMPVHGEWRHLRANAELGALTGVPKDHIVIAEDGVVVDLIDGKAKIVGKVQAGYVYVDGLSVGDVTETSLKDRRILGDEGIISVFIVVDTNTGKIVGGPHIQARGSGIDDAAFTAVVPKIEESLNKQAQDGVMEPHQLQQMIRRTVGKWVSDTYRRRPMILPVVVEV; this comes from the coding sequence TTGAGTCATCCGCATCCCGAACTCGGTACGCCGCCGAAGCTCCCCAAGGGCGCCCTGAGGGTCACCCCCCTCGGCGGCCTCGGCGAGATCGGCCGCAACATGACGGTCTTCGAATACGGCGGCCGCCTGCTCATCGTCGACTGCGGCGTCCTCTTCCCCGAGGAGGAGCAGCCGGGCATCGACCTGATCCTGCCGGACTTCACCACGATCCGGGACCGCCTGGACGACGTGGAGGGCATCGTCCTCACGCACGGCCACGAGGACCACATCGGTGGCGTGCCCTACCTGCTGCGCCTGAAGCCGGAAATCCCGCTGATCGGCTCCAAGCTGACGCTCGCGCTGATCGAGGCGAAGCTCCAGGAGCACCGCATCCGCCCGTACACCCTCGAGGTCATCGAGGGCCAGCGCGAGCGCATCGGCGTCTTCGACTGCGAGTTCATCGCGGTCAACCACTCCATCCCGGACGCCCTCGCGGTCGCCATCCGCACCCCCGCGGGCATGGCGGTCGCCACCGGCGACTTCAAGATGGACCAGCTGCCGCTGGACGGCCGGCTCACCGACCTGCACGCCTTCGCCCGGCTCAGCGAGGAGGGCATCGACCTCCTCCTCGCCGACTCGACGAACGCCGAGGTCCCGGGCTTCGTCCCGCCGGAGAAGGACATCTCCAACGTCCTGCGCACGGTCTTCGCCAACGCGCAGAAGCGGATCATCGTGGCGAGCTTCGCCAGCCACGTCCACCGCATCCAGCAGATCCTGGACGCCGCCCACGAGTACGGCCGCAGGGTCGCCTTCGTCGGCCGCTCGATGGTCCGCAACATGGGCATCGCCCGTGACCTGGGCTACCTCAAGGTGCCGGCCGGCCTCGTCGTCGACGTCAAGGCGCTCGACGACCTCCCGGACGACGAGGTGGTGCTGGTCTGCACGGGTTCGCAGGGCGAGCCCATGGCCGCGCTGTCGCGCATGGCCAACCGCGACCACCAGATCCGGATCGTCCAGGGCGACACCGTCATCCTGGCGTCCTCGCTCATCCCGGGCAACGAGAACGCGGTCTACCGCGTGATCAACGGCCTGACCCGCTGGGGCGCCAACGTCGTCCACAAGGGCAACGCCAAGGTCCACGTCTCGGGCCACGCCTCGGCCGGCGAGCTGCTGTACTTCTACAACATCTGCAAGCCGAAGAACCTGATGCCGGTGCACGGCGAATGGCGCCACCTGCGGGCCAACGCCGAACTCGGCGCGTTGACGGGGGTCCCCAAGGACCACATCGTCATCGCCGAGGACGGCGTGGTCGTCGACCTCATCGACGGCAAGGCGAAGATCGTCGGCAAGGTCCAGGCCGGCTACGTCTACGTGGACGGCCTCTCGGTCGGCGACGTCACCGAGACCTCCCTCAAGGACCGCCGGATCCTCGGCGACGAGGGCATCATCTCGGTCTTCATCGTGGTCGACACCAACACCGGCAAGATCGTGGGCGGCCCCCACATCCAGGCCCGGGGCTCCGGTATCGACGACGCGGCGTTCACCGCCGTCGTTCCGAAGATCGAGGAATCCCTCAACAAGCAGGCCCAGGACGGCGTCATGGAGCCGCACCAGCTCCAGCAGATGATCCGTCGCACCGTGGGCAAGTGGGTCTCCGACACCTACCGTCGGCGCCCGATGATCCTCCCGGTCGTCGTCGAGGTCTGA